A single Pseudoxanthomonas sp. DNA region contains:
- a CDS encoding VOC family protein, producing the protein MHLLINIDVPDLPAAEALYTTAFGLTAARRFGDGGVELLGAQAPIYLLQNPSGSIAAANAPRDYARHWTPVHLDVVVDSLEPALARALQAGLAQETDIRETNWGRIVRLADPWGHGWCLLQFVNRGYDEIAT; encoded by the coding sequence ATGCACCTGCTGATCAACATCGACGTTCCCGACCTGCCCGCCGCCGAAGCGCTGTACACCACCGCCTTCGGCCTGACCGCCGCACGTCGCTTCGGCGATGGCGGCGTGGAACTGCTGGGCGCGCAGGCGCCGATCTACCTGTTGCAGAACCCCTCCGGTTCGATCGCGGCCGCCAATGCGCCCCGCGATTACGCCCGCCACTGGACGCCCGTGCACCTGGACGTGGTGGTGGATTCCCTTGAACCTGCCCTCGCCCGCGCGCTGCAGGCCGGTCTTGCGCAGGAAACCGACATCCGCGAAACGAACTGGGGACGCATCGTCCGCCTGGCCGATCCCTGGGGCCACGGCTGGTGCCTGCTGCAGTTCGTCAACCGCGGCTACGACGAGATCGCCACATGA
- the bla gene encoding subclass B3 metallo-beta-lactamase yields the protein MTLRTTLLSALIALALPTAARAADTPNAKACADDAGWNDPATPLKVYGNTWYVGTCGISALLVTSDAGHILIDAGTPQAGPQILANIRTLGFEPQDVRAIVFSHEHFDHAGSLAELQKATGAPVYARAPAVATLTRGASDRSDPQHGVLDPFAPVERVVTLADDGVVRVGPLVLQAVASPGHTPGGTSWTWRSCEGDACHQMVYADSLTAISDDVYRYSDDAAHPGYTAAFRATLARVAALDCDVLVTPHPSASGLWTRIGPRANAPLVDRGACRAYAQKASERLDKRLADEAARPAPARP from the coding sequence ATGACGCTCCGCACCACCTTGCTCTCCGCTTTGATTGCCCTCGCGCTTCCAACGGCCGCACGCGCTGCCGACACGCCCAACGCCAAGGCCTGCGCCGATGACGCCGGCTGGAACGACCCGGCCACGCCGCTGAAGGTGTACGGCAACACCTGGTATGTCGGCACCTGCGGCATCAGTGCGCTGCTGGTGACCTCCGATGCCGGCCACATCCTGATCGATGCTGGCACGCCGCAGGCCGGGCCGCAGATCCTGGCCAACATCCGCACGCTCGGCTTCGAGCCGCAGGACGTACGCGCCATCGTGTTCTCGCACGAGCACTTCGACCACGCCGGCAGTCTTGCGGAATTGCAGAAGGCCACGGGCGCGCCGGTGTATGCGCGCGCACCGGCCGTCGCGACGCTCACGCGCGGCGCTAGCGACCGCAGCGATCCGCAGCACGGGGTACTGGATCCGTTCGCGCCGGTCGAGCGCGTGGTCACGCTCGCCGACGACGGCGTGGTGCGGGTCGGGCCGCTGGTCCTGCAGGCCGTCGCATCACCCGGGCACACGCCCGGCGGCACCAGCTGGACCTGGCGCTCCTGCGAAGGCGATGCCTGCCATCAGATGGTCTACGCCGACAGCCTGACCGCGATCTCCGACGACGTGTACCGCTACAGCGACGACGCGGCGCACCCCGGCTACACCGCCGCGTTCCGCGCCACCCTGGCGCGCGTGGCGGCGCTGGACTGCGACGTGCTGGTCACCCCGCATCCCTCGGCAAGCGGGCTGTGGACGCGGATCGGACCGCGGGCGAATGCGCCTCTCGTGGATCGCGGCGCCTGCCGTGCCTACGCGCAGAAGGCCAGCGAGCGGTTGGACAAGCGTCTTGCCGACGAAGCCGCCCGTCCCGCGCCCGCGCGCCCCTGA